CCATTGGTCTTCAAGCCCGAGAGATTTTGGAATATAGGAATGGATGTAAGAGGACAGGATTTTGAGCTCATTCCATTTGGAGCAGGCAGAAGAATTTGTCCTGGATTACCTCTAGCGGTAAGAACAGTTCCAGTAATGTTAGGGTCTTTATTGAACTCATTCGAGTGGAAGCTTGAGGGTGGCATTGCACCCATGGATTTGGACATGGACGAGAAGTTTGGTATTACATTGGCTAAAGCTTGTCCTCTTAGGGCTATCCCTATCCCCATTTAACATACAGTGTGTCACTCCTGATTGTGTTCTGTAAAAGAAGTGTCCAATAAATGAATATGCATTGTATGTCCATTTTAATTAGCTTAGACTATATTTGAGAGTGAAACAGTGCAACCTTGATTTTGAAGTTCTATGATTGAGGCATCTCAtgttatttattgttatttaaCATAGTACATGCCATGAGTGTTAAAAGGTTTACTATTACCTATAACTTGTGGATGCTTGAATTCTAACATATGAAGCTAAGAAATTAATGTTAAAAAGTGACAAACAAGAAATTGTATCCATATGACAGGTGTCCTTCAATTCGTATGTTGGCATGCTACCGTCCAAGATTTCTGATCGAGAACGCACATGGAGAAATACTGGAAATAATGTTGATGAACACCGACTTACAGATTTGTATTTGGATTAATTGTGGGCAAGATTTGTATTTTGGATTTTCCCTTGAAAAATGAGCTGctaattatattgtatattagaAAGTCAATTATTTATAGATATCACACGAtgtgatatttatttttatttgtgggcaagatttgtttttgaaaaaaaaagaagttaaaagctaataatttattttgaaatacttttttttttaatactactaactctattaaaatgcattatctgttcataactacttttcaacctcccgtataaagggaagggtttgatgccactggattattttgaaatacttagagagttgtttaaaaaattattattttaaattttttaaattttatcaaatcggGTTTATAGTTTTTTTGTAGTTacaataaagagttaatttcgttttttgtcttaaatttataggtcttttaatctttttttcaaaatatttttttggtcctagtattattgtcgAATGAGTATCTTCGTCATTCGTCAACATAATCGTTTaatttttgataaaataataagaGTTTGATCTCCTACCAAAATGAGATTGTTGGGGAAAGACCTTTGGTGTTGAGATGCTATAGTGATTTATAACTCTTGACACAatagtatttaattttataattagggtggtaaattgaaaatttttaaaaattaatttatttggacGGATGTTAACGTTGGTAACAACGTGATAGAAattgataaaaagaaaataaaaaatataaattaaaataaacaaagtaAACTGCATAACAGTAATGTAGGaactaaattaattagtttagcCATATACCAAATACGTGTATACGTTTTCTTCCAACACGCAGATTGATGGACTCTAACTTTTAGGTggattatttgattaaatatatttgtatatttaattttaaatatatattgcttgtcaaaacaaaaattaatatatttgtcGTGTTTTCCAACCACACAGGATCGTGTCATGTCATCTGGGTTGGGCTTAGCTTTCACCAGATTTGCCCTACTGTCGCAAATCTCAATCGctatattttaatcatattccaattgccaaggaccttgtagtccagtggcgtcaaacccttccttttatatgggaggtggtgagttcgagcttcagtggagtcaatactgactcttgtgctttgaaaaagtagttatgaacaggtactacattgtaatagagttagtagtattcaaaaaaaaaaaaaaaccatactCCAATTTATAAAGTAGACTTTGTttcaaaacaatattatttcataacatacaTGAACATTATTTTTAGTTTCGTTATTTTTCGTTCAATTAGAAAGAAGGTTggtctcttcaaaaaaaaaaaaaaagaaagaaggttGGTATTACATGTacaaatatgtaaattgtaggtatataatttattaataacttGATATGCATCAAAGGAAAGAAATAATTGGTGTTAATTAGTGGAAGGTCGTCTAAAAGGAATGAATCTTATGTAATTATAAGTTAATTgactaaatattattatgtatattagaatATATAATTACCTTGTATAGTTAAGAATATTTGTAGTAACTTAATTATTATAGGtgttagtaatttagtataaataggaccATTGTATATGAATACCGGAGATCCGTCAagagaaatatattgttattctattatgttaaattttaattcttCTTCTTGGAGTCCTCACACGCTCGAAGTGTGAATTTGGAGTTGGCCGTGACTCGAATACGATTAGGAGCCAAAAGCCTGCTTGAAAGATTTCTTTTGTTGCGTACTAAATTTCGGTACGTAACATATATAACTATATGATTATAATCATctacacataaaaaaaattttaaatgcacaaaaaatcaaaatagattaaaaaaaataaactaaatataATGAACATTCTAAAAGTACAAATCATGAACTCTACAAGTGCCACATTTACATGAGAAACCCAATCCACATCTACATACGCATACAATCATCTACACAAAAGAATATACACACAGACTGACAGCCATTTAAACAAGTATGatatatctaaataaataaatatgtatgtgCGTGCACGCGCATCACAAAGTGTTCAGAGCGGTGTGATGCGATTTTGTGATATGTGGTGCATTTTGTGGTGAATTATACTTGTACATTTTTTAATACTGTGtgatgcatttatgcatacctaatagtgcaactcGCACGATCGTAAGGAAAGTTCTATCCGCATTTGAATCAATATATAGGCTAATGTTCAAGTGCGTCCACTTATTCCTATGTGTCAAAGCCCCCAGTGGCCTACCTCGTCAAAAAGCAAGATAGGAAGGGCTACGCCCGTTTTGAAGGTTCTACTTAAAACACACGGCGGAGGCGTGGAGAGCATGAGGTAGACTGTGAGGACGTATTCAATTTCAATTGTAATCCAACTTTCTTTTCAATTTCGAGATTGCatctttcatttctttaattcaATTTGTCTTGCAATGGTTTCCATTTCAATTCATGCTTTTGTTTCAATTCGAAGTATATCTTCATATTgggatttggatttggattgaaCTCTTTTGTTTTGGATGCTATGTGAATTGAATTGCAAGATAATATGAGATAGTGTAATGACTCAATGATGGTTCGAATTGTGAGCTTGATTATTTAAATGGACTCTTGCATAATTTGGGTCTAATTATGTAAgatatttattatgaattaaCTTAGGTAATAATTGTAGCACGATAACTTCAACAatcataaatttatttgttaCATCCAAAGTGTTGGGGTCGAATATGTGACTTCATAGGTGGGTTTAGCTGgactacatataaaatttcagaCACTTCTAAGACtgcatattaattatttcatttcgAGTATATAAAAATTTGTGTCACGATGAATATTTAGCAGCAAGCTCCAGCAAGGAGATGCAAAGTTCTCGAGGCTTAGACAACATGACCATATGGGCAGCTCCACCTATGGATTTCACTTCATCTGGAGGGCTATTTTCGACATTGTACTTCTGAAACTCTTCACTCATAACTTCATCGTCTTGGCACACAACATATGCCCTTCTCACTGTCCCATATTTACCCTCGGTGAGCAAAGATTCCTTAGCCAAATCCTCCACGTAGAATCCATTCGGCCTCATTAGCATCTTTGCTAGCTCCAAATCCTCCTACATGTATTTATAACAATACAAACTCAATTATTAGTCTTTTAAATAAATAGtacaaaaacaaatattatattgagttttttttttctttttaataaaggAAACTAACTTGGCAATCACTACAAAAAAAGGGTACATGGGCTAAACCCCGTTCTTAAAATTAGGAGTTCGATCAAAAGGTTATATTGATTAACTTATTGTATCGTTGTCAAACGTCTTTTAAGTGAATAGTACGGTAATACACTAATACAATTCCAAACCAGAAAGTCATGTCATGTCATGAGTGCAGTTTGACACAaatcttatattttaatttagcaGTTGGACCCTGgtcttaaattgtgtatttttagtatattgaaattGTAAACTTCTAAAATAtagttttgaaaatttgtaaCGGGATCATcacaaattctaaaattttaaaaggtaggttctaaaattttaaaaggtagGTTATAAAGTAAATTATGAATTGCCGTAAATCTGTTTAGTAACTGACATGAAACGCATCTGACTGCATAATTCCTGctaattttaacttattataTCTTTGTCAAACGTGTTTTGATTGATATGGATGCCTTGAAGCTACACAAATAGAATCTCAaataattgatgcttattttacTAATATTGTTATTAAGCACAAAATAGTGTAAGATCAGAATATGCATACCTCTTTGCAGTGTTTGTAGAGTATGGCTTTCATGAAATTTGGCCCAAAAATAGCAGAAGTTGGTGGGTTTTCCAATCCTCGCTCGAACATCACCTCACAGTCCATGAGTGCATCTGCTGTGTTTCTTCTGAAATACTGACGATATTAATGGAAACAGGAAGAAATTAGATCAggatttcaaaaagaaaaacaaaaaaacaaaagttatCATCAACTCtgcaatactctttcacttTTAAATATAGGCCTTACTTCTATAGCattattttcttccttttttttgagttctactgactcggttacaatgtagtatctgttaatagttactttctcaacctactgaagcacaaagagtctcgaacccactcccttccacatgggagtgtacaccggatgccgcttgaccacaaggcctttggcaataTACAATTTTCTAATCAGCTTAACTGGTGTGAGTGACCGGACACTCCTGTCCTTTAAGAGGGATCTGGAGTTCGAATCTCCTCTTATACGAAGAAAAAATTAGTTTGGTCAGCATTTTAGTCAGTAAAATTATTTGCACTTGGGGGCGCGTTGGAAATCTCACCTCTTGGATAAGAGTGGCCGGCGGGGATTTACAGGCGGGCATGTAGGCAGATACAAAGACGGCGACGGAGATTTTGTCGGGGAATTTCTGCATGGCCAGAGAAACGGGAATTCCCCCGTAGCTATGGCCGACCAAAACAACCTTTTCATCTCTGGGAAGCGCGGACATGAAGTTGAAGAGCGGTTCCACGTACTGGAACACGGTGGCGACCTCGTCGATCTGTTTCCGGTGGTTCCCGCATCCGGCGAGGTCCAACGCCGTGACTCGGTGGTTGCCGGATAATCTGAGAAGAGGAATAAGCTTGTACCAGCACCATGCTCCATGCCCAAACCCATGAACCAGAACAAAATGATGCTTCTTTTCTGCATTTCTCAtcatctccattttttttttttaatttctctccGAATACTGTACAAACACAATTCGCAGTAGGCATAATTTATAGGGCATTTCACGCGTCGATATACGGGGTCCACCCACGGTTCTCGCATCTCCATTTTTGGCAACGAGACTGCTGACTTTGACTTCCCactatttttttggtttatatATCTACagtgataaattttatttttttataacagTTCCCAAATTGCACAAAAAAGCAAAATTCACTAAAAATACTATACCctgtttggtaatatagttagctGATCGGccaatttaaatttatttgaccactattaattatttacttggTTAAAGatttaatataaatgtttaattagttttttgtaactgtTTATTACtctaaaatgataaaatttaaaaagcatatcaactttttgagaaagccattttgcatgtaatcaactatcagctaacagctaatttattaAGCATTTTTCTACCATCATTATACtattaaatttacaaataattaaattagtggTTATTTTCAAATCTTCTATATTGTACTTTTGTTATCTTGACTCAAATTCCAAAGATAGAAGTACAAAACATATTGGCCATGTTAATATGTTTGGCAAATGGCATGTTAATATGTTTGGCAAATGGCGGTTAGCGATTAGCGATTAGCGTTAGCGATTTGTGattagcggattgtgttagcaaATTTAATCAGCAGATTATATTAGCAATTTGTAAAATGATGTTTGACAAGATTAGTTATTTAGGTTTAgcgattaacatgtaaaatggtTTATAAGgacattataaataataaaataaaaatagaaataatataataataaatagaaacaatacaataataataataataataataataataataataagagacgAAAGGGGCCTGACTCCCCTTTAATTTTGTCCCACATCTGCCAAGAAACAAAAGAGGGGCATTGAAGCTCCTCTATAAAAGGGCCTCAATAcccttgttttttgttttcaatacCCATTCGATGTCCCACATTGGATGCCTATTGAAGGGAAGCCTCAAGGCTTCTTTACTTGAGAAGGCTTGAGGGAGTTGAGGCTtccaaattttctttttctttaaaaaaattatagaggGGTGTTTTGGGGAAAGGCCAGCCCTTTGCCAAAACCCAAACgcggcttcttttttttttttttttttttgcaaacaaacGCGGCTTATTGCAGCGTTTGGTGTTTCAGCACTTTGGAGCCAATCCGTTGCTCCAAACATGGTAATCAAAAAATGGCGAATCCAGTATCCAAACATgcccatttttttttgaaataaacatGCCCattaaattcaaacaaaaattattatttttaaaaatgattactTCATTGGAATCATCGAGTTACAATGATTTGTTtcaaaaaagaattacaatGATAAAGTTGAATATCAATTCTAATAATACTACTTATAGCTCGATCTACTTCTTTTGGCTGGTACCTACTTTGCAATTAAAAAGTACACTGCCTACTATCCAAATGTAACCATTGCATTATGATCATGAATAAAGGCAtcccctaattttttttttcaataatgttATTCAATAGACACTTTTAATCCAGTTAAGGGAAGTTTGGCTACGAAACAAAACCCCtaattttatgtaatattttacCCGTCGAAAAAAACTCGTCGGATCAATAGAGGGGACGGTTGTATTCACATGACTATACATAAGAAATACGTACTTTAGTTTTCAAAACATGCCTATTAAGTTTTAACAAATGGAATTGCGTCATATATGGCTTGTCTTGTGACCACAATAGCAACCACAATCCTTATGTTTCGAGTTTAATTTCTCATATATTGGAGTAGTTTATTAGTCTTTTCAGTTTGAACCGGTTAATTATAAGCAATCTAAATTGATCTACCCTCTTCTGTTCTATACTAGTTAAGGATAAAGCAAGTTTCATGCACCTTCAAATAGCGCTACATTCttttttgtaaatcaaagtTATAACATAAGTTGTTTTCTGACACAATTGATACAAtttcaatttctaatttttttatataacttaaaatttttaactttgtcggtcttgaatatatatataggtgaacCCACCCATCCAAGTGCATAGCTTCAATTTCAAACACACGTGTGATTGTGGATCAGTGGATTAAGTGTCATAAGCACGTGGGACGGCAAGAAAATAATATCTGCAACTGTTGATATTGCCGAAAAAGATGAAGTTAGGGTGCGTACCTGAATGATATATTCGTGTTAATGAGTCAATTTTAGTAACTGTTTATATACAGGATCGGAATTGTACGAATgagaaatatttatattttagctCAAATTTGGTCAAGCTGGTCATACCTTAATGTACGGTCAGTGTGGATAcaccaataatatataataaatgcaTTAATAGTGTTAGAAAAACGCATAACAATTAAATGCACAAAATGCACCATAAAGCGCACCACACACTTAAAAAAATGCATGCATCATATTTCCCTACacataatggtgcattttcgaaCACTGTATGGTACTTTAATGCATatctaatggtgtgttttgtggtGATGCGTATCTAATGGTGTTTTTTCTTGTGCATTGATGCATTTTTTGTTGTgcgtttcctaacactattgatGTATGTTTGCATAACTATTGGTGTGTCTGCACTGACCGTGCGCGCACGTAAGGCACAACCGCACTAGAactaaagtgtgtgtgtgtgtgtgtgtgtgtatatatatatatatatatatatggaagggttcaAGTGCGGTTAAAGATTCCCATGCGGCTGTGCTGTGACCaatgctatttaaaaaaaaattctaaactgaTTGCACCTTAAGCTTCTAATCTACGCATTTAAGttggattaatataaataggactttgcagagaaaatcttataaagaatattggttGTGTTTTGGAACTGCGAAAAACAAAAAGTGTCCTAAAGCCTCAGACTGACgcacattaagaaggaaaacaactcACATTAAGAAggtaaaccacgcacctaaagcctaAGGCCAACGCACCTTAtgcacacaaaccacacaccttaaaaaggaaaatcacgcaccttaagtttgagttaaaatgtatgatttgttaataacattagctgattgcaaaaagttgtttgataggttggctgttagctgatagctgtttggtataattttttttctcaaaaagctaattgaaaagactgttttgagtagccttttgaattttagtattttaaaattacaaaaagcttattaactaaacaactaatagtgatcaaataagccaaaattggctgataggctgattatttaccaaacaagccTATATATATTCCTGCACAATAATGACCCATGGACGGCCAGTACTTTTTGCTTCTTCTTTCCATTGGGTGGCTCATAACtgatatatattaattgatatatattagGGTTAATAGATGCATGATAGTGTGGATGGGCCGAAATTGCTTCCGACCTTCCGTCCATGTCTCCAACCACCTAGTGGATATAACCGTCGAATACAAAGATTCACTACTACATAAAATAGATACTCCGAAGTAtgtataataacaaaaatacatgaccttgtggtccagtggcatcaaacccttctctttatatgggaggtggtgggtttgagatactgcattctaataaagttagtagtattcaaaaaaaaaacagaaatacATGACCAATTTTTTCCACCAAATTCAGGAGCATTTTAGTAAAACTATTAAtctcattaaaaaaacaaaaaaacaaaaaaacaaaaacaaaagacaaaCTATTGATCTCATTAAAAAAAGGTAAATTGCGTacaaaatcaaggaaaattgcATTCTAAGTTTATGTACGTTTTGCGTGATATTTTTGTGTTCTACACTACATACAATCATTATATTACTCCTTCCATCTAGACAATTAGGACTACACCCAATCATTTCATAGTTTTATGCCCTCTGCATTTTGgcttttctctttctctctttgttACAATAGTGCTCCAATTCTGGCTTCATCTCTCTTCATGgcttctctctttctctatttGTTACTAAATAAAGTTCAAATATACATTATCTATAACTGTTATCATATTATAACGTATCTACATTCTTATTTATTCGTATAGATTGTTGGAATCCAAGCTTCAAAAGTGTTGTAAAACCTAAATCTAAGCCTaatttaacctaaaaatatgaaagaaagTGAAAGAAACCAACTAGGGTTCGTCTAGGGGTCGGAGCCATGTAAAATGAGTgaaaaacgagcttaaataatgGCAGAGCACACCGGGATGGGCGTACGCCAAGGGGTATGCCACCTGCTTCATTTTTGAGATCTTGAACGGGCTGAGGGATGAGCGTACGCAGGGGTACGAACATTCCAGTGAGCACGGGAAAATGGCTTGAATTTGCGTACTCCTAAAGGGACGAACGTACCACGTACGCATGGGGGTACGACTTCCCTAGATTTTCCTCCATTTTCATATCTTCATATTTGGCCTCCATTTGACTCCAATGtccaccaaaatgcatgaaaatgctcatctttacttccaatgctttccaactcatactccacaaataagcactaattttcataaaatttggaatgatctataaacaaaatgacttagtgaaaggggggaaaatatgtacaaataagcacttatcaatctccaatttggacccttgatctGGATTGAATCAACGGatataattaaacaatactTTTCACCTAAGGGAATTGTTTTACCTAatccatattatattatttatatatatatatatatttagtattataatcttcttcaatattattatcaaattttgtttgattttacCGAATTTAAAGCATTGTTGATTTGGAGAAACTTTGCAATTagctataataattttattttaccaaatttaacAATGTAATAATCTCTTAATATTAATTCAGAGACTATAAATACTCAATTTGGGGGAGTTTTACAGTCAACATCGGAAAAACCAACAGTTTCTTGGTGAAAGTATGGGGTTTAAGAGAGGGTCTCATCTTGGCAAAAAGATCGAGCTTTTGGTAAAATTGTGGTTGAGACTGATTTTGAAACAATGGTCCAAAGTTTTGGAGAAAAGAACATGGTCTTTGTTCAATGCCATGCGAGTACTCTTATTGCGGATTGCATCCGACTCGTGGATCATTTCCAAACCATGAAGATTGCTCATGTTTTTCGTGAAGGTAACTAATGTGCCGACTTCCTTGCAAACTTGGGTCAGGATTCTCCTAAAGGAACGACGTTGTTGTCTCAACCTCCAGTCGGATTAAGGGACTTGCTTGTCCTAGATGCCCAGAGTGTATCTACATGTAGACGTATCTACATGTAGACGCCGCTAATCTTCGAGACCCTCGGGTCCCTCCCattcacaaaaataaataaataaaaataaataaataaataaataaaattggagGAGTTTTGAATCTTGCTAATCCCTTTCTCTCCTTTTATATTTTACTATATGtaataaatcaaattatttattatggttCTCACTTTTTTAGCAATAATTTTTTGCTTCCTTTAAATTTGTTAGAGTGATGACTATGAGTTcaaaagatttatttatttatttggttagTAGAGGAGAATCAACAAGCAACAACAGGAATATCATTTTACAAATCACGGTAATTATTCATGTCTAATAAACTAAAGATCTTTATGCAGATTAATATTCaatgattatatttttagatgttttattatcaattttttaatgaaGATTAGATCATATGTAGTTGTATTTGATTAACAACAACAAGAACTTTCAACTATCTTTTAGGTATACTaccaaaattattataaaaatgcaTAACTAATGCTAGGCATATTGCagaggtattttttttttatgttatttgtgCCAAGAATTATGAATAGTTTGTATTAGGGCTCAGGTTAGGATAGTGTAATCATTCTAGATGCTTATTTGTTGAATATTGCATAAAAGGAGTTCTTGTTAAAATTAGGGCTCTTTAAATGATGAAGGATTTGTATGTTTATCGTAGATGTTTATTGCATGCATGCGCAACTTATATTGACATGTTTTTGGAAGAGTTAGTTCTTGgcttaaaatattaaaacacgGGGCTTTTCATGCTTATGTGTTTGATTGGACTTTGATATTGATAGTTTAATAATCACAAAGTAGGCAATATTAGattaattgttataccatggaacaTGGTTcgtattgcattgtgaacctagcttgatacaaaaattttgtaccttcagttaacacattctgtatcTATAGTTAATCGTTTCTgtatatgtaaacaaataacttgataattgttgacGATAGTTACAAGTACAAAAATTGTCAATTGCAAGCTGTGTCAACTGCTAATACAGAatcaaaatgttatttttagaccaagatctacaatgcaaggtagagcctagtccatggtataatttgtcatattAGATCTGAATTATTGTGTTGATCAATCATTTCTTTTGGTTGGCATGAATTTTTACAATTCTTAAGTCTTGTCTAGCATCTAAATGATTTTGTCCCTTGCTCAagtcatattttaatttccttaattaatcaaattttatattgtatttataataTTGTTGTTTACCTTTTTATATTTGTCTTGTTATACTTGATTGTTATTTGCACTTCCTCATTTCGATGATTTGCTTAACTTCTtagttattttatatacataccTAGAAGTATTAAAATTGCATGATATATACATCACACAATTCCAATCCTCTTTGGAATGATATTTATACCGCTATTCATACCACTTCATACATGTTAAACACCACATTCCGTCGATCTCCAACCTGATATATTTATATGCTTGCTTTGGCATGAGATTCTAAAATGGATGCTATGTAAAGAGATTAGCAGTATTGtttactaaaaatatgaaatgtcTTGTTTTCaagctggaaaaaaaaaagtcactcTAACGTTCAAGAAAATTCTACAATAGCTAATAAATAGCTGCTAGCTGATTGGATTAGTAAGTACAGTTTGACTAACTGATAGCATTagatgattgtagaaagatgtttggtaaattcacTGTTGATAGgtgattatatgcaaaataacTTTCTTAAAAAACTGGttgagtaactttttgaattttagcgttttgaaaaaaaaaacaaaaaaaaatctattacaaaaagttaattaatcaaataagttaTTTAACCAAGTAAAACAGTTAATAATAGTTACCAAATATGACCATTAAATTTTGACAAACCCTTCATATATGTTCTCCCatcccccctccccctcccaaaaaaaaaaattaacaattaagcAACAAGATAACACGTGTAATCGTAAATTTGTGTGGTTCGTGAACTATCACACAAAAATGAGTTACTCAATGTAAACTTTTGAATAGTAACTACGAGTTTaactcatcataaaattaaaaaaaaattaaaagtaaaaacctcaatataatcaattaatctAAGGTAGTTCTGTCTCTAACATTCTGTGGTAActttgttcattttttattttctcatatttcTTAAGTACCTATTACTGATGTCTTAGCTATTCAGATTTTGTCTTTAGCAAGGTGGGGGGACAAAATTGATTAGATTgaggtttcaaaaaaaacaaaacaaaaaaacaaacaaattgatTAGATGGACAAACACACGATGGCCAAAGTAAAGTGGGATGTGAAAGTATGATTTGAAATGATGAGTCACCAAAATGTTACTGGGTTTTCACTTCTTGCTATGTGTTTATTCCTTGTCAAAAGATTGAATCTCCAATTTCAAGAACGTAACCTCTCACGTTTCAGTCCGACGAAATATTTGTAATGatgtaattaaattaagaaGTTTCAACACTTTAAGAGATTACTCCCACACTGTCATTGGTGAGGTTCGATTCCTaatctttcttctcaaacttcactCATGCGATATGTTTATTTAAGGCGAATGAAGATTTGTAGTAATATATAACAACAAACTTTTTAATCTGTGTATGAAAACAATA
This portion of the Ipomoea triloba cultivar NCNSP0323 chromosome 5, ASM357664v1 genome encodes:
- the LOC116019354 gene encoding methylesterase 10-like, translated to MEMMRNAEKKHHFVLVHGFGHGAWCWYKLIPLLRLSGNHRVTALDLAGCGNHRKQIDEVATVFQYVEPLFNFMSALPRDEKVVLVGHSYGGIPVSLAMQKFPDKISVAVFVSAYMPACKSPPATLIQEYFRRNTADALMDCEVMFERGLENPPTSAIFGPNFMKAILYKHCKEEDLELAKMLMRPNGFYVEDLAKESLLTEGKYGTVRRAYVVCQDDEVMSEEFQKYNVENSPPDEVKSIGGAAHMVMLSKPRELCISLLELAAKYSS